A DNA window from Thalassospiraceae bacterium LMO-JJ14 contains the following coding sequences:
- a CDS encoding gamma-glutamyltransferase yields the protein MTDMSFALNARRIIPLCLSAAVLAACGSSDEEVVTRGTLGYVSGSLGVVSVEEPQAALVARDILSAGGTAADAAAAIGFTLAVTMPSSASLGGGGVCIARDDRGEKPKVIDFLPRGPKLASRNTERPSAVPGMPRGLFLLHSRYGALKWGQVIAPAENLARFGYNMPRAFAAEFSKVSDVLLRDPVMARVFSNSKGKALGEGQFIKQSELAATLGRMRIRGIGEFYQGADARKFTEAVLQAGGSLSFEDMRNFLPVIRDPVSFPGVRNTMWHFAGPPAAGGAVAAEMMAILMTGQLFKGADDDEREHLLVEAAKRAFVERMKNMQADGTYRQGPEARVGEDYVDSVDDTISFDKATPLNTLIQTPTDWPETPSAVSFSVMDTRGGAVACTLTMNNLFGTGRMADGFGIILAAAPDTRGRTYTPLGPALLTSELFNVSYMAAAASGGVTAPTSLSNVLARTVSGPQTLGEAVAAPRTHYAAAPDIVYVEPGMPAEIVAALRKRGHEVVATKSIGRVAAVQCPQGMPNEDTPVCFGAADPRGFGLAIGGN from the coding sequence ATGACGGATATGTCATTTGCGCTGAACGCACGCAGGATCATCCCCTTATGCCTGTCAGCGGCGGTTCTCGCCGCGTGCGGGAGTTCGGACGAGGAAGTGGTGACCCGGGGGACACTCGGGTACGTATCCGGGTCCCTGGGCGTGGTCTCCGTCGAAGAACCGCAGGCGGCTTTGGTGGCGCGCGACATACTGTCGGCGGGGGGCACCGCGGCGGATGCGGCGGCGGCCATCGGCTTTACGCTGGCGGTGACCATGCCGTCTTCGGCCAGTCTTGGCGGTGGCGGGGTCTGCATTGCCCGCGATGACCGCGGCGAGAAACCCAAAGTCATCGATTTCCTGCCGCGTGGACCGAAGCTGGCGTCCAGAAATACCGAACGCCCGAGCGCCGTTCCCGGCATGCCGCGCGGACTTTTCCTGCTGCATTCCAGATACGGTGCCTTGAAATGGGGGCAGGTGATCGCGCCGGCGGAAAATCTGGCGCGCTTCGGCTATAATATGCCGCGCGCCTTCGCGGCCGAGTTTTCAAAGGTTTCCGATGTTCTTCTGCGCGACCCGGTAATGGCCCGTGTCTTCAGCAACTCGAAAGGCAAGGCGCTTGGCGAAGGGCAATTCATCAAGCAGTCGGAGCTTGCCGCCACGCTTGGGCGTATGCGCATCCGCGGCATCGGCGAGTTTTATCAGGGTGCCGACGCCAGAAAGTTCACCGAAGCTGTACTTCAGGCAGGCGGTTCACTCAGTTTCGAGGATATGCGCAATTTCCTGCCGGTCATTCGCGACCCGGTTTCATTCCCGGGTGTCAGAAATACGATGTGGCATTTTGCCGGCCCGCCGGCCGCCGGTGGCGCCGTTGCCGCCGAGATGATGGCAATTTTAATGACCGGCCAGCTTTTCAAGGGGGCCGACGATGACGAACGCGAGCATCTGCTGGTCGAGGCCGCGAAACGCGCCTTTGTCGAACGCATGAAAAACATGCAGGCCGACGGCACGTACCGCCAGGGACCCGAGGCACGTGTCGGCGAGGATTATGTCGATTCCGTCGACGATACGATCAGTTTCGATAAGGCGACGCCGCTGAATACCCTGATCCAGACTCCGACCGACTGGCCCGAGACACCGTCAGCGGTCAGTTTCTCGGTCATGGATACGCGCGGCGGGGCGGTCGCCTGTACGCTGACCATGAACAATCTGTTCGGCACCGGCCGCATGGCTGACGGCTTCGGCATTATCCTGGCGGCCGCCCCCGATACGCGCGGGCGGACCTATACACCGCTCGGCCCGGCCCTGTTGACCAGCGAATTGTTCAATGTCAGCTATATGGCCGCTGCCGCTTCCGGCGGCGTGACGGCACCGACGTCGCTCAGCAATGTTCTGGCACGAACCGTTTCGGGGCCGCAAACCCTGGGTGAGGCGGTGGCCGCGCCGCGCACCCATTACGCCGCCGCGCCGGATATCGTGTATGTCGAGCCGGGCATGCCGGCGGAAATCGTCGCGGCGCTTCGTAAGCGCGGCCATGAAGTCGTGGCGACAAAATCCATCGGCAGGGTAGCCGCCGTGCAATGCCCGCAAGGCATGCCGAACGAGGATACGCCGGTGTGTTTCGGCGCCGCCGACCCGCGTGGCTTCGGCTTGGCCATCGGCGGGAACTGA
- a CDS encoding pyridoxal phosphate-dependent aminotransferase, which translates to MPLKVAKRGQVAPFIVMDVMRAANEREQQGENIVHMEVGQPGTGAPKGVIEAATRALQTERLGYTDAFGIPQLREAIRGHYARVHGLDVPVDRIAVTTGSSGAFILSFLSAFDEGDRVALAAPGYPAYRNILISLGIEVVEIPVGPETNFQPTPALLDACQGRLDGLIIASPSNPTGTMIDKAGLDALYAYCANAGIRLISDEIYHGITYDAPAETVLRFGDEAIVVNSFSKYFSMTGWRLGWMIVPRDLLRAVECLAQNLFISPPAISQYAAVAVFECDDELQENLKRYAENRKLLLSELPKAGFDKLASADGAFYIYADVSDMTNDSEAFCQAMLAETGVAATPGADFDPERGHLYVRFSFARDPEDMAEAAARLIRWRKN; encoded by the coding sequence ATGCCTTTGAAAGTCGCCAAGCGCGGACAGGTCGCGCCGTTCATCGTCATGGATGTCATGCGTGCCGCCAACGAGCGCGAGCAGCAAGGCGAAAATATCGTGCACATGGAAGTCGGTCAGCCCGGCACCGGCGCGCCGAAGGGCGTGATCGAGGCGGCGACGCGGGCTTTGCAGACGGAACGGCTCGGCTACACGGATGCATTCGGCATCCCGCAGTTGCGCGAGGCCATCCGGGGCCACTATGCGCGGGTGCACGGTCTCGATGTGCCGGTTGACAGAATTGCCGTCACCACGGGGTCCAGCGGCGCATTCATCCTGAGCTTTCTTTCCGCCTTCGACGAGGGCGACCGCGTCGCGCTGGCGGCGCCCGGATATCCGGCGTACCGCAACATCCTGATTTCACTCGGCATCGAGGTGGTGGAAATTCCGGTCGGCCCGGAAACCAATTTCCAGCCGACACCGGCGCTGCTGGACGCGTGCCAGGGCCGCCTGGATGGTCTGATTATCGCCTCTCCGTCCAATCCGACAGGCACCATGATCGACAAGGCGGGCCTCGACGCGCTGTATGCGTATTGCGCAAACGCGGGCATCCGGTTGATTTCCGACGAGATCTATCACGGCATTACCTATGACGCGCCGGCGGAAACCGTGCTGCGCTTCGGCGACGAGGCCATCGTCGTCAACAGTTTCTCGAAGTACTTCTCGATGACCGGGTGGCGGCTGGGCTGGATGATCGTCCCCCGGGATCTGCTTCGCGCCGTCGAATGCCTGGCGCAGAACCTGTTCATTTCGCCGCCAGCGATATCGCAATATGCGGCGGTCGCGGTCTTTGAGTGCGATGACGAGCTGCAGGAAAATCTCAAACGCTACGCGGAAAACCGGAAGCTGCTGCTCAGCGAACTTCCGAAGGCCGGGTTCGACAAGCTGGCGTCCGCCGACGGCGCTTTTTACATCTATGCCGACGTTTCGGACATGACCAACGACAGTGAAGCGTTCTGTCAGGCGATGCTGGCGGAAACCGGGGTCGCTGCAACGCCGGGCGCCGATTTCGATCCGGAACGCGGGCATCTGTATGTCCGGTTTTCGTTCGCCCGCGATCCGGAAGACATGGCGGAAGCCGCCGCACGCTTAATTCGGTGGCGTAAAAACTAG
- a CDS encoding Rne/Rng family ribonuclease yields the protein MATKRMLIDASHPEETRVVVLSGNRVEDFDVEVESRRQLKGNVYLAKVTRVEPSLQAAFVEYGGNRHGFLAFSEIHPDYYQIPVADREALIAEEEDAQRAAEQALEDEEQDAGVEELGGGEDEIDEAEKARRPVVDRRRYKIQEVIKRRQILLIQVVKEERGNKGAALTTYLSLAGRYCVLMPNTARGGGISRKIASGQDRKRLKSILSDLGIPDGMAVIVRTAGDKRTKAEIKRDYEYLIRLWEQIRQTTLESIAPSLIHEEGNLIKRSIRDIYTKDIEDVVVAGEEGYRTAKDFMKLMMPSHAKRVQPYKETNTPMLQRYGVEAQIESMHQPEVQLKSGGYIVINSTEALVAIDVNSGRSTRERNIEETAFKTNLEAAEEVARQLRLRDLAGLIVIDFIDMENHRNQSKVERVLKDAMRTDRARIQIGRISPFGLLEMSRQRLRPSIQEIHSEPCPHCAGTGIRRSADTTALAILRIIEEEAMRKRSTEITMWIPTQVALFILNHKREMLARIEEEYELRVFLENDDTLIPPDYRMDRVRTDGKTVEAQAPESPGAPPAASPSSGDDDGDSEEGGRKRRRRRGRRKGRKDEDQNEQQTAVSAEDADGAEETEAQEADQDQQRAEGDDDGEEQPKRPRRRRRGRRAGRRRNRSAEDGANENETPEGEAADASADDGQTGTGDDSSEAEASAETGDSEAKDAAAQPDADETAAASDDVAAQEQTDDGKADAEKAADEKPKRRPRARRSKKADTKAADDTASEDKAEVAPEVVETADDDKPAKAADAKPGNGASHDDGEAAAPVIEIAAEPAAEAEPVAEAEPVPSPMAKTTIIDVAQLNAEEKPAKRGWWRRGD from the coding sequence ATGGCTACCAAACGCATGCTAATCGACGCCTCCCACCCGGAAGAGACACGGGTGGTTGTGCTGTCGGGGAACCGGGTCGAAGACTTTGATGTCGAAGTCGAATCCCGCCGTCAACTCAAAGGGAATGTTTATCTCGCAAAAGTAACCAGGGTTGAACCGTCGCTTCAGGCGGCATTCGTCGAATACGGCGGCAACCGTCACGGGTTCCTGGCTTTCAGCGAAATTCATCCCGATTACTATCAGATTCCGGTTGCCGACCGCGAAGCCCTCATCGCCGAGGAAGAAGACGCGCAGCGCGCGGCTGAACAGGCGCTCGAGGACGAAGAACAGGACGCTGGCGTCGAAGAACTCGGCGGCGGCGAGGACGAAATCGACGAGGCTGAAAAAGCCCGCCGTCCGGTTGTCGACCGGCGCCGTTACAAAATTCAGGAAGTCATCAAGCGCCGCCAGATTCTGCTGATCCAGGTGGTCAAGGAAGAACGCGGCAACAAGGGCGCGGCGCTGACCACGTACCTGTCGCTGGCCGGCCGCTATTGCGTTCTGATGCCGAACACCGCGCGCGGTGGCGGCATTTCGCGCAAGATCGCATCCGGGCAGGACCGCAAGCGGCTGAAATCGATTCTTTCCGATCTCGGCATTCCCGATGGCATGGCCGTCATCGTCAGGACCGCCGGCGACAAGCGCACCAAGGCGGAAATCAAACGCGATTACGAATATCTGATCCGCCTGTGGGAGCAGATCCGCCAGACGACGCTGGAATCCATCGCGCCCTCGCTGATTCACGAGGAAGGCAACCTGATCAAGCGTTCGATCCGCGATATCTATACCAAGGATATCGAGGACGTGGTGGTCGCCGGTGAAGAAGGCTACCGCACGGCCAAGGACTTCATGAAGCTGATGATGCCGAGCCACGCCAAGCGTGTGCAGCCCTACAAGGAAACCAACACGCCGATGCTGCAGCGCTATGGTGTCGAAGCGCAGATCGAAAGCATGCATCAGCCCGAAGTGCAGCTGAAATCGGGCGGCTACATCGTCATCAATTCGACCGAGGCGCTGGTCGCCATCGACGTCAACTCGGGCCGTTCGACGCGCGAACGCAACATCGAGGAAACGGCCTTCAAGACCAACCTCGAAGCGGCCGAGGAAGTCGCCCGCCAATTGCGCCTGCGCGACCTTGCCGGTCTGATCGTCATCGATTTCATCGACATGGAGAACCACCGCAACCAGAGCAAGGTCGAGCGCGTCCTGAAAGATGCCATGCGCACCGACCGCGCGCGCATCCAGATCGGCCGCATATCGCCGTTCGGCCTTTTGGAAATGTCGCGCCAGCGGCTGCGTCCGAGCATTCAGGAAATCCATTCCGAGCCCTGCCCGCACTGTGCCGGCACCGGCATCCGCCGCTCCGCCGATACCACGGCGCTGGCGATCCTGCGCATCATCGAAGAAGAAGCGATGCGTAAGCGCTCGACCGAAATCACCATGTGGATCCCGACCCAGGTCGCGCTTTTCATCCTCAACCACAAGCGCGAGATGCTGGCCCGGATCGAGGAAGAGTACGAACTCCGGGTCTTCCTGGAAAACGACGACACCCTGATCCCGCCTGACTATCGCATGGACCGTGTCCGCACCGACGGCAAAACCGTCGAAGCGCAGGCCCCTGAAAGCCCGGGCGCACCGCCGGCTGCGTCGCCGTCTTCGGGCGACGACGATGGCGACAGCGAGGAAGGCGGACGCAAACGCCGCCGCCGCCGGGGCCGCCGCAAAGGCCGCAAGGACGAGGACCAGAACGAACAGCAGACCGCCGTGTCCGCTGAAGATGCAGACGGTGCCGAGGAAACCGAGGCACAGGAAGCAGATCAGGACCAGCAGCGCGCCGAAGGCGACGACGATGGCGAAGAACAGCCGAAACGTCCGCGCCGCCGCCGCCGGGGCCGCCGTGCCGGACGCCGCCGCAATCGCAGTGCCGAGGACGGCGCCAACGAAAACGAAACACCTGAAGGCGAAGCCGCCGATGCCTCTGCAGACGACGGGCAGACCGGCACCGGTGACGACAGCAGCGAAGCTGAGGCGAGCGCCGAAACCGGGGACAGCGAGGCCAAGGATGCCGCCGCCCAGCCGGACGCGGATGAAACTGCCGCGGCTTCTGACGATGTTGCCGCCCAGGAACAAACGGACGACGGAAAAGCAGACGCGGAAAAAGCCGCTGACGAGAAGCCGAAGCGCCGCCCACGGGCACGCCGCAGTAAAAAGGCCGACACCAAGGCTGCCGACGACACCGCATCCGAAGACAAGGCCGAAGTCGCCCCGGAAGTCGTGGAAACCGCTGACGATGACAAACCGGCGAAAGCCGCAGACGCCAAGCCCGGCAATGGCGCCAGCCATGATGACGGCGAGGCTGCGGCACCGGTGATCGAAATCGCCGCCGAGCCTGCAGCCGAGGCCGAGCCTGTAGCCGAGGCCGAGCCGGTGCCGTCGCCGATGGCGAAGACGACCATCATCGACGTCGCGCAACTCAATGCGGAAGAAAAACCGGCCAAGCGCGGCTGGTGGCGTCGCGGCGACTGA
- a CDS encoding N-acetylmuramoyl-L-alanine amidase: MGSSGLRLFLFRGFLGVFLCGILWGFAIALAPSAAFAADAEVTDIRVGKHGLSTRIVVDLDRPVEAKVFTLAGPARLVIDLPEVGWRLPPRPLPSNTGLLSKLRYGLFQPGNSRIVVDLSEPSRVHEAISLPGAGGQPDRLVIDLARATGKVFLQSVAAPPMVVRGSETRIVTAQPQLTPKASPMAKSVKVPVKPQPPAIAQPQAQPQAQPQAQPTVTASANVGVGNPKLASLRVPKKPPVPGTSHKRIIVIDPGHGGVDPGAISVSGIYEKHITLAAARALKEHLEATGRFKVKLTRDRDIFIRLRGRIERAREMKADLFISLHADTIRNSGVRGLSLYTLSERASDKEAAALAERENKADLIAGIDLTHESAEVTNILIDLAQRETMNQSAKLAALLVDELESRVKILQNPHRFAGFAVLKAPDIPSVLIELGFLSNKHDERALRSKSHRRKLAQSIAGAVDRYFTKIESASR; encoded by the coding sequence ATGGGCAGTAGCGGTCTGCGCCTGTTTTTATTCAGGGGATTCCTCGGCGTATTCCTCTGTGGAATCCTCTGGGGATTCGCGATCGCGCTTGCCCCGTCGGCGGCTTTTGCCGCGGATGCGGAGGTGACCGATATCCGCGTCGGCAAGCATGGGCTCTCGACACGGATCGTCGTAGACCTCGACCGCCCGGTCGAAGCCAAGGTCTTTACGCTGGCGGGTCCGGCCAGGCTGGTCATCGATCTGCCCGAAGTCGGCTGGCGCTTGCCCCCGCGGCCGCTGCCGTCCAACACCGGTTTGTTGTCGAAGCTCAGATACGGTCTGTTCCAGCCCGGCAATTCGCGCATCGTCGTCGACCTTAGCGAGCCGTCGCGCGTCCACGAAGCCATATCCCTGCCGGGGGCGGGCGGGCAGCCTGACCGCCTGGTCATCGATCTGGCCCGGGCAACGGGTAAGGTCTTCCTGCAGAGCGTCGCCGCCCCGCCGATGGTGGTGCGCGGCTCGGAAACCCGGATTGTCACGGCCCAGCCGCAGCTGACACCAAAAGCAAGCCCGATGGCCAAGTCCGTCAAAGTGCCGGTGAAGCCGCAGCCGCCCGCGATCGCACAACCCCAGGCACAACCACAGGCACAACCCCAGGCGCAACCAACGGTGACGGCCAGCGCCAATGTCGGCGTGGGCAATCCAAAACTGGCTTCGCTTCGCGTGCCGAAGAAGCCGCCGGTACCCGGCACATCGCATAAGCGCATTATCGTCATCGATCCCGGTCACGGCGGGGTCGACCCGGGCGCGATCAGCGTCAGCGGTATTTACGAAAAGCACATTACCCTTGCGGCGGCGCGCGCGCTCAAGGAACATCTGGAAGCCACCGGCCGTTTCAAGGTAAAGCTGACCCGCGACCGCGACATCTTCATCCGGCTGCGCGGCCGTATCGAGCGGGCGCGCGAGATGAAAGCGGATCTGTTTATCTCGCTGCATGCCGACACCATCCGCAACAGCGGAGTCCGGGGATTGTCGCTCTATACGTTGTCCGAACGGGCCTCGGATAAGGAAGCGGCGGCGCTGGCGGAACGTGAAAACAAGGCCGATCTGATCGCCGGGATCGACCTGACCCATGAAAGCGCCGAGGTTACCAATATCCTCATCGATCTGGCGCAACGCGAAACCATGAACCAGTCGGCGAAGCTGGCGGCGCTGTTGGTCGATGAATTGGAGAGCCGGGTCAAGATTTTGCAGAATCCGCACCGTTTCGCGGGTTTCGCCGTGCTCAAGGCGCCGGATATCCCGTCGGTGCTGATCGAGCTTGGCTTCCTGTCCAACAAGCACGACGAGCGCGCGCTCAGGTCCAAGTCGCACCGCCGCAAACTGGCACAGTCCATCGCCGGCGCCGTGGATCGCTATTTCACGAAAATCGAGTCCGCCAGCCGCTGA